AGACGACGCTCTCCGACGCCATGCTTCGTTTCTCGAATctgctgccggcggacgGGGCCACTGGGACCTTTACAGATCGCCTCAAGGTGGAGAAAGAGCGTGGCATCACCATCAAAGCACAGACATGCAGCATGCTCCTCACGGTGCGTGAGACAGGCACGCAGTATCTTGTGAACCTGATCGACACTCCAGGGCACGTGGACTTTCAGTACGAGGTATCGCGTAGCCTCTGCGCCTCCGAgggtgcagcgctgctggtggacgTTCGACAAGGCGTGGAGGCACAAACCATGGCACAGTTTTATGCGGCACTTGAACAGAATCTCACCATCTTGCCGGTGCTGACGAAGATGGACAGTGTAATGAGCGACGCTGAGGTGGAAAAGacgttgctgcagctggaggacAGCACCGGGCTGCTCAGCCGCGAAGTTATTCTGACGAGCGCGAAGAGTAAGCAGGGTATCGAGCAGCTCTTTCAGCACATCATTGACAAAGTACCGCCCCCACGTGGTCGTGAAGGCTTCTCTGACATGAAGCAGCTTCCAGCCATGCACCCCGGCAGTGCTGATCGGAAGAAGGTGGAGAAAGAGCTGGTGCCACTGCGCGCGTTGCTCTTCGACTGCTGGACTTCCGAAAGCAGTGGCATGGCGGATGGTactgcaccagcgccggtGAGCACGGCTTCCTCGGTCTCGTCGGgagcggccgctgcctccgGCGGCCAATCTGTGGCGAAGGACGGCATCTACGGCCTCATTCGAGTCATGGATGGCACCGTCACCCCAGGCACTACCGTCACCTTCTTCCACTCCGGAAAGAAGCACGAGGTGCGCGAGGTGGGCATTATCCATCCCACTCTGCACCCAACTGCGGCCCTCACGGCTGGTATGGTCGGCTTCGTGTTCTTCTCTGGCCTGCTCAAGAATGACGTTTTCATCGGCGACACCCTCTGTACACTGCCGACGCGAACGCACACAATGAGGGTGATGGCAACAGGGGCCCCCGCGACCGCGTCGCGCACGGAacccgccacggcggcagagacAGCGAGCGGCAGTAGTGGCTCATCCGTAGTGGAGCCGATCCCAGGCTTCAAGACGGTGCACCCCGTCGTCTTCGCTGGCTTCTACCCCGACGAAGGCGTCTACATCACGCAACTGCGCGAGGCAGTGGATCTCCTGTGCGTCAATGACCCCTCTGTcacggtggagcagctgcagtgcccAGCGCTCGGGCCCGGGCTGCAGCTGGGCTTTCTCGGCTTCCTTCACATGCAGGTCTTCAAGGAGCGGCTGCTCATGGAGTTTGGACAGACGGTGCTcgtcacgccgccgcaggtgcaGTACATGTACGTGGAGCAGCACGGCGACCCTGACGACCCGGCGCAGCGGAAGCCTGTCTCCGTCAGCAACTGGCGGTGGCCGCACGAAGGCGTCGGGGCGTACCTCGAGCCATTTGTCACAGCCACGGTCCTGACGCCAAGCGAGTACCTCAACGAGATCAACAGCGCTGCGCTCAACGCCTTTCGAGGCGATATGCAGGAGATGCGCGTTATAGACGGCGCCCGCACCTTGGTGCGGTATCGTATGCCATTGGCAGACCTCGGCCGCGGCTTCTTCTCGACGGTAAAGAGCAGCTCGCACGGGTACGCCACGCTGGAGTACGACGATCCCACCTACGTGACCGCCAACCTGGTGAAGATGGACATTGTCATCAACAGGGCGCACATCTCCGCGCTGTCAACGATTTGCCTGCGCCACGAAGccaacacgcacgcccgGCGCATCATCGGCTCCCTCAAGGAGAATCTGCTCCGCTCCTCCGTCGATCTGCCACTGCAGGCACTGGTAGGGAGCAAGGTCATTGCCCGAGAGACTGTCAAGGCGTACCGCAAGGACGTCACCGCCAAGATACACGCCGGTGATATTTCACGCAAGCAGAAGAAGTGGAATGACCAGAAGAAGGGCAAGGAACGCATGGCTCGCCGGAGTGTCGGGACTGTAACACTGGACCAAAGCGTGCTCGCGGCTGCATTGGGGGCAACCACTGCACGGTAGGGGTTGGATAAAGTCATGAAAGAAGAAACTGCGTGGCGCCatcgtgtgtgcctgcgatGTCCCGTGCAGCACCGTGAGGCGAGCACCTCTCGGTATGCCTACTCCTTCCGTccgtttttttctgttcCTACTCTTGTCCCTCCTCACGAAAACGCCAACAAACGAATACGTCGAAACCGTCGTTGGTGCCCGAGCTGTGCTCTGACCTGATAAAAAATAGGGCGGCCACGCCCCAAGGTGGACCGCACAGAAAATGAAACACATGCAAACATACTCTGCATGGTTGCacttcgctctctctccctttctccctttttccctttttcccTTTACCCATTCTCTACGCACACGACAACGCCGTCCAACTGACCGTGTGCGGCAtacgacacacacacacgcacacgtgtagATGTCGCTCCTGTCCTTTCCACCGCATTCCGAAGCATCTCTTCCTTTTCACACGGAACAGCCGCCAGCTCTCACGGCACACGTCTCTCAGTGAGAGAAACAAACAAGCaaacagacagacaggcagacaACAAAAAAATAAAACGAGAaccccctcaccaccaccccccgacacacacacacacagcacacaacacacacacaatacacacacaccttggcgtgcgtgcgttccTCTTTTTGGGGGGTTCTTATTGTCATTTACGTCTCTTCGCTTTCCTTTTTATTGTTGGCGGGAGCTCCTCTcttgcaccgccgccaccaccactgcacTGCCTCTCcggctctccctctctcgctatctatatatatatatatactcACCCTTTGCCCCACTCGCTTCCCTGACTTACCCTCGGCAATGCAGCGCCTCGCCTGCGTTAGCGTTGTGCGCCgcatggccgccgcctccatcgtctccgccgcggcgtgcCAGGCACCCGCCCGCTTCAGCTCCGACTACGTGAATAAAGCCGCCAAGAagaaggtggaggagggcgacgATGAGCGGTGGCTCGAGGCCGAGATGGATAAGAACATCAGCACACCAGAAGAGCGCTACGCCCATGCTCGTGAGATCGAGGCGCTCAAGCGTATGGTGTCTCAGCTCAAGGAAGAGCACAAGGACAACCTTGAGGAGGTGAAGCGTGATCGAAGCAAGGAGCTTGACCGGCTCAAGGAGGAGATGAGCGAGCTACAGCAGAAGATCTCAAACCTGACGGAGAAGTAAGGTTTggaagggaaaaaaaaacagcagcTCAACCTCCCAGCACGCTCGTGTGATGTGGCACCGCAccagggggtggggggggggtgtcaGCGCGGAAGTAAGTCGATTTATATTCGCAGAGATGAACGCgagagtgcgtgcgtgggcatGTGTGAAGTCAGGTTACCGTCTTTCACTTTTGTgcgcatcaccaccacctggcACGAACACataaacacgcacacgctggAGGGGAGACACACTCATGCACAGGGACACGTGCATGAGTGtgtctcccctctctcttctacCCCGACTCTGTAAGCCTTCCTTggctctcttttctttcaTTTCTTTCTATAcaagtctctctctcccttccccttgtCATGGTGCGGCTGGCACGTCCTTCCCGCGCACCCCTTCCagcccgcgcacgcgcatgatGAGCGGGCATCAAACTCACAAGCAAAAAATCTGAAAGGCCGCCCTTGTGTACAGTTCTcgcaagggggagggagggaaggagggagggagaagaaatGCTGGGAGAGGGTCAGTCAGTGCCTCGGCGCTTTACCGCTCACCAAGTGGACAAAAACTTCACACCGTCGCTGCGTGGCTCTCACACGTCTTTgtgctctccccctcttctcgtACCTCGGTGATAAAGCGCGCCACACCCAACAATGAGCTGTCGAACCGTACACCCGGGTCGTCATCTTCCTGGCACTCCCTCGCGTCCTGCGCCACGGAGAGGGCCCTCGACGCGTTCCCattcctctctccttgtcTCCGCCTTTCCCTTCCCTTGTGCGGCTTCTCACGCCTCTGAGTGGCCCCCTCAGGCAAATCCCGTGCATGGCAGCGCCGTGTTTTCTCAAACCCCATCcatctccccctctcccccttcggTCCGCTGCATGCGCAGCGCATCTCGCGAAGCGCCCATCCCTCAACGAAGCACGGCTTCCTTATGCTTTTTTCTCGCTTGTCGGTGCATTTTCTTCTCCAACGTGTCGCCTTCCCCCCCCATAGACCACCGCACGCATTGGCTCGCGCGCTGGCACAGATCTCAAGAGCTCGGTCCAGCTGCGTAATCGGCGTCCTGCGGCAATGTCGTCGCATAATAGTTTCCATGGCGCCGACGCTGGGCGTGAGCACTCGCTCCTGCTAGTATTGCAAGCCACGGTGAAGAACTCACTGTGGCACTTGGCCTTCTTCCCCGCGCTGCGGCCCAGTTCGCACATTGTGTCAGCTGTCAAAGCGCATTCCTCGACgtcgtcagcagcggcggatAACAGCGTGGTTGTCTGTGCCCTTCACAGCCTGGCGTTGTTGGAGGCTGCGGGTTACACGGAGGCTGGCCACACGGCtcggcggctgtggcgaGCGCACACCTCTGTCTCAGCATTTTCTCCATCTCAACACCTCATGTCCACGGAGCAGTGGAGCTGGGTCGACAAGCTGCGCGTCACGGTGCTTCATCATGCAGAGGTTCTCTCCTCCACactcggcagcggaggaggtgtaCTGGCCACTGTGCTggcagaggtgcagcagtTGAATAAGCAGGATAAACAGATGACGGCGTGCGACACACTCTTTTCGGAGCTGACTCACGACTACCTCGAGCACATCGCAGCCGCGACCTCGTCGGTGAGCACAATACACGCGTCTAAGCCGGCTGCTTCAACAGAATCGCAACTTGGAGTcccgcggcgccgcacaaCTTCGATCTTCCAGTACGAAGCTCTGCCCtcacaggcagcggcggcggcgacatcgGAGCtgtcggcggctgcggtgcggcagcaacggcagtgGTACGAAGCACGCCTGTACGCCGCTGTTGCGTGTAGCACAAGCATCTCGGTCCCTGGACCGCTAGCAAGACTCCTTGTTGCCTACGCCCATCAAGGCGATCATCGACTGCAAGTTGCAGCAGGCGCGAACCTCGAGTGCTACATTGGTGGAGATCATAATGGCAAAAGGAcgaaggaggggggcaacGCAGCCTCAGTCACGAGCGTGGCCCCCGAtactgcggctgcagccctTGCTCGAGTGCGCCTCAGCGGCGTGGTGGCTGGTGTCGTGGAGTATGCACTGTGCGTGGCTCGggtgcgcaccgccgtcgcggtggcCGAACTTcgtgcctccgcctccgctgtgcACGCGTCACCGGACCAGCCTCCGCCgtgcacggcgacggcgtcgtgtgccgccgcccatGTGCCTCAGAGTGCTGCCCTGCTACTCAGCCTCATAACGGAAGAGTGCAGCTACTATCAGCAAACAGCGCCGGCCGGTACCGGCGGCAGGGAGGTGGGGGTcaccgcagcggtgctgcacgccgTGCAAGAGCTGCTCTTCACAATTGTTCTTGGGAGCGGCACGCAGGACATGCGCAACAGGCCTGAGCCGCCAGCCCCGCCGAAGAGGCCAGGCGcagatggaggcggtggcgccagcgTGACGCCAGCGGTGATGGCAATGTCAACCACCCGCGGCGTGACACTgccggaggcggatgccATCTCGGAGGAGTTTTTCCCTGCcctcgtgcagcagctcggtATGGAGTGGGTGtggtcgccgctgctgcggcacttGTCGAGCCTAAACAAGCTCCAGGTGTCCGAAGAGGCAGTCGACGCGCGAGCAGGCTCGGCGCCCGCGTCATTTCTGAGCGTGCGGTGGAGCAGCCACGTCCTCATGGACACCATTCTTCTGTCCCTCGCCCGAAAGACGTATCCGCAGCGTCTCCTAAACATTCTTCCCGGCAGCTACGAGCGTCTACTCAGCAGCCTAGATGTACTGCCCCGAATGCATCCGCagggcgacgacggtggcgatgcCGGCAAGGATgacgcggcgcgccgtgCGAGTGGTCCGTTGCTGTTCGACATGCCCGCCTACTACGCTGAGCCGGCATCTGCG
The window above is part of the Leishmania mexicana MHOM/GT/2001/U1103 complete genome, chromosome 33 genome. Proteins encoded here:
- a CDS encoding putative GTP-binding protein codes for the protein MKWCSVRRSGLSLTRPSDFLCFRAAHHGGARTATRHQHFCGQRLDSYTGADKRCCFKHLLAEPRRYCSASSSSTTDAATAVVHGEDLYVSHYTVPEDARRLVGTPQLLPRNLAEEVAFKKNLIKSFPQACIRNVSVVAHVDHGKTTLSDAMLRFSNLLPADGATGTFTDRLKVEKERGITIKAQTCSMLLTVRETGTQYLVNLIDTPGHVDFQYEVSRSLCASEGAALLVDVRQGVEAQTMAQFYAALEQNLTILPVLTKMDSVMSDAEVEKTLLQLEDSTGLLSREVILTSAKSKQGIEQLFQHIIDKVPPPRGREGFSDMKQLPAMHPGSADRKKVEKELVPLRALLFDCWTSESSGMADGTAPAPVSTASSVSSGAAAASGGQSVAKDGIYGLIRVMDGTVTPGTTVTFFHSGKKHEVREVGIIHPTLHPTAALTAGMVGFVFFSGLLKNDVFIGDTLCTLPTRTHTMRVMATGAPATASRTEPATAAETASGSSGSSVVEPIPGFKTVHPVVFAGFYPDEGVYITQLREAVDLLCVNDPSVTVEQLQCPALGPGLQLGFLGFLHMQVFKERLLMEFGQTVLVTPPQVQYMYVEQHGDPDDPAQRKPVSVSNWRWPHEGVGAYLEPFVTATVLTPSEYLNEINSAALNAFRGDMQEMRVIDGARTLVRYRMPLADLGRGFFSTVKSSSHGYATLEYDDPTYVTANLVKMDIVINRAHISALSTICLRHEANTHARRIIGSLKENLLRSSVDLPLQALVGSKVIARETVKAYRKDVTAKIHAGDISRKQKKWNDQKKGKERMARRSVGTVTLDQSVLAAALGATTAR